The DNA window GCCGGCATTCAAAGTCGACAAACGTTTCCGTCTGCACCGGCTCGCCCGGACGGGTCGGCGCCACAAAGGTGATCCGACGGGCCAGCAAGTGGACCCGATCCTGCAGCCGCGTGCGGCGGAACAGGATCCGCCGTTCGGCCGACTCCCAGGCGGCCGCCAGCGCTTCGACCCGCACCTCGGGCGACTCGGCCAGCAAGACCAGGCCGTGATCGGTCGTGGCGATTTCCATGCTCTGGGCGCGAGCGACTTCCAGGCCCGTTTCCGGATCGCGGAGCAGCAGGTCCTCGACCAGCACCCGCGAAGAAGACGGGAAAGAGACGCGGCCCAGTTCGACAGACAGCCCCAGCTGGAGCGAGATTTCCCGCTCCCAGTCGGCCGTCCCCTGGGGAGAAAGGCGGGCCGGAACCAGCAGCAGGAGCCACAGGGAAAAGTAAACGGTCGGGCCCAGACAGAACAGCAAGAAGCCGCCGCGGCAAAGAAATTGTCGTTGTTCCTGCGACATACGAACATCCTTGTTCGCCGTCTTCAACGGGTCACCGCTGTCGGGCCATCTGTTGAAACAGTTCGTAGCGAGCTTGCATTTCCTGGAGACTGTCGGCGCCAAACTTTTCGGTCAACGCGGCGGCGATTTCAAACGCCACTACATTTTCCACGATCACGCTGCAGGCGGACACCGCGCATACATCGGAGCGTTCATACGACGCGGTTTGTGATTCTTTGGTCGCCAGATTGATCGACTCCAGCGGTTTGCGGAGCGTGCTGATCGGCTTTTTGGCGGCCCGAATCACCAGCGGCTGGCCGTTGGTCATGCCGGCTTCCAGTCCGCCGGCGTTGTTGGTCGGCCGGGTATAACCCAGGCTGGTTTCGTGCGTTTTCTCAGCGTCAAAAATGATCGGGTCGTGCACTTGCGAACCGGGCCGGCGGGCAGATTCAAAGCCCAGGCCGATCTCGACCCCTTTGATTGCCTGCACCGCCATCACGGCCTGCGCCAGGCGGCCATCGAGCTTGCGATCCCACTGGGCGTGCGTGCCCAGTCCGAACGGCAAGCCTTCCACGCGGACTTCGACAACGCCGCCGAGCGTGTCGCCGGCCTTGCCTGTTTCGTCGATCAGTTTTTTGATTTCGTCGTCCTGGTCGGGATTGAGCGAGTAGATTTCGCTCTCGTCGCGCCAGGTGCGTTGTTCTTCCAGCGTTCCAGCCCGCGGCTCAATCTTGACGCCGCCCAGTTCCACCACATAACCGATGGTGCGGATGCCAAAGACTTCCAGCAGTTGCCGGACCAGCGCGCCGGCGGCCACGCGGACGGTCGTTTCCCGAGCGCTGGCCCGTTCCAGGATGGCGCGGATCGGCCCCAGAAATTTCACGGCGCCGGTCAAGTCGCCATGCCCGGGACGCGGGCGTTCCAGGTCTTCCAGACGTTCCAGCTTGTAGTCGCGATTGACGACCTGCAGCGCGATCGGACTGCCGAGGGTGGTGTTATGCCAGACGCCGGAAAGCAGCTCGACCTTGTCGGTTTCGATCCGCATGCGTCCGCCGCGGCCGTAACCGCCTTGGCGACGGCGCAGCTCGACATCGATCGAATCGGTTTCGAGCGTGACGCCGGCCGGAAAGCCGTCGATCAAAGCAATCAGCGTTTTGCCGTGCGACTCGCCGGCGGTCCAGTAACGCAACATACAGCAACAGGCAACGACAAGGCCGCCCGATCAGGAAGGATACGAATAAAAGAGATAACCTGTATTTTATCCAGACTCGCCAAACGCCGATAGGGCGGTTGTGAGGCCGCCCGACGCCGCTAGCACCGCGGCGCCAGCAGGATTGTAGTTACCGGAACGAAAGCTTGTTGGCGGAATGCTTTTCTTGCGACGCCGATTCCGCTGAGGTCCGGCATTCGTGAACGGGCAGAAGCGCCCGTTCTCCAGAAGGCAACGATCAACGTTCGTCGGCTCAGTCGTTCAGTGCGGCCAGCAGCGTGGCGGCGT is part of the Lignipirellula cremea genome and encodes:
- the aroC gene encoding chorismate synthase; protein product: MLRYWTAGESHGKTLIALIDGFPAGVTLETDSIDVELRRRQGGYGRGGRMRIETDKVELLSGVWHNTTLGSPIALQVVNRDYKLERLEDLERPRPGHGDLTGAVKFLGPIRAILERASARETTVRVAAGALVRQLLEVFGIRTIGYVVELGGVKIEPRAGTLEEQRTWRDESEIYSLNPDQDDEIKKLIDETGKAGDTLGGVVEVRVEGLPFGLGTHAQWDRKLDGRLAQAVMAVQAIKGVEIGLGFESARRPGSQVHDPIIFDAEKTHETSLGYTRPTNNAGGLEAGMTNGQPLVIRAAKKPISTLRKPLESINLATKESQTASYERSDVCAVSACSVIVENVVAFEIAAALTEKFGADSLQEMQARYELFQQMARQR